In a genomic window of Flavobacterium lipolyticum:
- a CDS encoding RagB/SusD family nutrient uptake outer membrane protein — MKNIIKTILLSVAVLGMSSCTEDKILDLKPVNNILSPDAFTTPTLIESYMNGVYNAAAIGQYNATTANGGRGYVWGAAYVEQGEARGEDVVNMATFYDLTYSTTYDPTSANNVYYWVDGYRLINRCNLMIEGTTDAVAKGVITKAIGDNYIGQCKFLRAITHLELLTYFAKPYFDTPGATHAGIPYREVGVNTQAEIDSETVKPRNTVADCYAKILTDLNAAETLITTGSSSAFASRVVGKASKWAAIAFKTRLYLQKRDWANVIVEGNKLTGAFALTADPYAPFQNTTALNTSNSESIFSIQHAATSNPGVNAALASMLRDRALVCISPILWRDTKWWLTDDKRREDGKFIFTAAGIKYTNKYTDVTNRTDAAPVIRYAEVVLNMAEAQARLSNLPGALTLLNSVRNRSLANPVATPGNPVAQAYTAASFTTVPTMVEAILKERRIEFLQEGRRWTDIHRLTADPIASVATNGIPAKVASAVSPPATAFVLGNSFVITTPVAAIPASDFRFLWPIPQIEMNTNPGLGQNPGWN, encoded by the coding sequence ATGAAAAATATAATAAAAACAATTTTACTTTCTGTTGCTGTACTCGGGATGAGTTCATGTACAGAAGACAAGATATTGGATTTAAAACCAGTAAATAATATTCTGAGCCCTGATGCTTTTACAACACCAACTTTGATAGAGAGTTATATGAACGGTGTTTACAATGCGGCAGCTATTGGTCAATATAACGCTACTACTGCAAATGGTGGTAGAGGATATGTTTGGGGAGCTGCGTATGTAGAGCAAGGAGAAGCAAGAGGTGAAGATGTTGTTAATATGGCAACATTTTATGATTTGACATACAGTACAACCTATGATCCAACTAGTGCTAACAATGTTTATTACTGGGTTGATGGTTACAGATTAATCAACAGATGTAATTTGATGATTGAAGGTACAACAGATGCTGTTGCCAAAGGTGTCATCACCAAAGCGATTGGCGATAATTATATCGGTCAGTGTAAATTTTTAAGAGCAATTACACATTTAGAATTACTAACTTATTTTGCGAAACCTTATTTTGACACTCCTGGTGCAACTCATGCGGGTATTCCTTACAGAGAAGTTGGAGTTAATACACAAGCTGAAATTGACTCAGAAACAGTAAAACCTAGAAATACAGTTGCTGATTGTTATGCAAAAATTCTAACTGATTTAAACGCTGCAGAAACTTTAATTACTACAGGTAGTTCAAGCGCATTTGCATCAAGAGTTGTTGGTAAAGCTTCTAAATGGGCAGCAATTGCGTTCAAAACGAGATTGTATCTTCAAAAAAGAGACTGGGCAAATGTAATTGTTGAAGGGAATAAGTTAACAGGAGCTTTTGCATTGACAGCTGATCCTTACGCACCGTTTCAGAATACTACCGCTCTTAATACTAGTAACTCAGAGTCTATTTTCTCTATTCAACATGCTGCTACATCTAATCCTGGTGTAAATGCTGCATTAGCCAGTATGTTAAGAGACAGAGCACTGGTTTGTATTAGTCCTATTTTATGGAGAGATACTAAATGGTGGTTGACAGATGATAAACGAAGAGAAGATGGGAAGTTTATTTTTACTGCAGCTGGGATTAAATACACTAATAAATATACAGATGTTACAAATCGTACAGATGCTGCACCAGTTATCAGATATGCTGAGGTAGTGTTGAATATGGCTGAAGCTCAGGCACGTTTATCAAATTTACCAGGAGCTCTAACTTTGTTGAACTCTGTAAGAAACAGATCGTTGGCTAATCCTGTAGCAACTCCGGGGAACCCTGTGGCGCAGGCTTATACAGCTGCTTCTTTTACTACTGTTCCTACTATGGTTGAGGCTATTCTAAAAGAAAGAAGAATTGAATTTTTACAGGAAGGTCGCAGATGGACTGACATTCACAGATTGACGGCAGATCCAATAGCATCTGTTGCAACTAACGGAATTCCTGCTAAGGTAGCTAGTGCTGTCTCGCCTCCTGCTACTGCATTTGTTTTGGGTAATAGTTTTGTGATTACAACTCCGGTTGCCGCTATACCTGCATCTGACTTTAGATTTTTATGGCCAATACCACAAATTGAAATGAATACTAATCCGGGATTAGGTCAAAATCCAGGATGGAATTAA